The following coding sequences are from one Asterias amurensis chromosome 8, ASM3211899v1 window:
- the LOC139940897 gene encoding ventral anterior homeobox 1b-like produces the protein MWTPSFWPSYDYPYGAYDSKPTYYGQPYPMYRVPPVFHPSDAAAVPERLGEKYGAAVGIPAQQSGRQLLPLNGGCSQRRCHVFPGEVVEKTGEILPDCTVRGCDEEDGEEGGCTRRASTPDSTCSDAPHDVRSHCRVLTFKDQNGRRREMVFPKALDLDRPKRARTSFTSYQLQRLEMEFKCNQYMVGRDRSRLASNLDLTETQVKVWFQNRRTKLKRDQCRVAEFKDKNAESIAACNILRLLQDQHPSSGSTATVPSVVRAITRKPSAPGPAPSTWR, from the exons atgtggaCACCAAGCTTCTGGCCGTCATACGATTACCCATACGGGGCGTATGACTCCAAACCTACATACTACGGGCAGCCGTATCCCATGTACCGAGTTCCCCCCGTGTTTCATCCGTCAGACGCGGCGGCAGTACCCGAGCGGCTCGGCGAGAAGTACGGTGCCGCCGTCGGAATTCCAGCACAGCAGAGCGGCCGGCAATTACTCCCATTGAACGGGGGTTGTAGCCAGAGGCGGTGTCATGTATTTCCGGGAGAAGTGGTCGAGAAGACCGGGGAGATTCTTCCAGACTGTACGGTACGAGGGTGCGACGAGGAGGACGGTGAAGAGGGTGGGTGTACGAGGCGTGCGTCTACCCCGGACAGTACATGCAGTGACGCGCCTCACGACGTTCGCTCGCACTGTAGGGTGCTCACGTTTAAGG ATCAAAATGGCCGCCGCCGTGAGATGGTCTTTCCTAAGGCGTTGGATCTGGATCGACCCAAGAGGGCCCGCACAAGTTTCACGTCATACCAGCTTCAACGACTTGAGATGGAGTTTAAGTGTAACCAGTACATGGTGGGCAGAGACCGATCTCGACTGGCAAGCAACCTCGATCTCACAGAGACACAG GTGAAAGTCTGGTTTCAAAATCGTCGCACCAAACTGAAGAGAGACCAGTGTCGAGTAGCCGAGTTTAAAGACAAGAACGCTGAGAGCATTGCCGCATGTAACATTCTTAGACTACTCCAAGACCAACATCCTTCATCTGGAAGTACGGCAACAGTGCCTTCTGTTGTTCGAGCAATCACTCGGAAGCCCAGTGCCCCTGGCCCCGCCCCATCGACGTGGCGTTGa